Proteins encoded by one window of Channa argus isolate prfri chromosome 1, Channa argus male v1.0, whole genome shotgun sequence:
- the LOC137105797 gene encoding cilia- and flagella-associated protein 69-like, protein MDLGKVWHKRKPDIPVIRPRASLRSQHIPEVSAKSLDLSKVIHLLEDPLTAILKERQLFVLKKLLKRNPNGFLLKELAGIAKILNICAEKVKDHSEYVPILCEALEICRLPFLKEKTSDELNYAQDVVEFLSHIGCLMRVSDAEVRQHIVECVKSFYSCVAPKQLFEGLQPVSPGYRLQLLEHSDLAQTLLLSMATLENQSTIKLQLLQTLQFLSSSSDMNCASILNARGAETICLHMNEPDPSGQILFYSSEILWNLLERGNKDEVTAQLSSMESVVSLKEAFFHQLMNGFRHSDLQLRNDLLVITTLIAESPNCLLIESLFAKQLMPFVTFPELKNHNPLVRNFKLSYNNEDFKMKKLLLNLLVPMSKDFAAQQLYKEEQVMLALLTLVKPPTASSECRSSARHWSSIQQEELQVQALSILATIAPLMLDDYMSFQGNACLLLLLDWCVGQGHSFHGTRGRGSNKAQMRSCIRVLRSVTSLGEESVNQDLCDQGTINQLLGILTQMQDSPDEDDDAVTLEIKSDIQLVLSALCETDMHRKELFGSEGVEMAVHFLRKGSNMFYSGLGHNKLLLSTVDCVWSCIVGCYTTEDYFLAKQGAFLLLDLLTSSPRCVHGVILTTLLELCDNPNTLSHILSWRDEAGQTAPRLLLQLWREEEEDLGVSRDPQGVITDPQRPILSHYQLEDSQVPANMSCAAILEMSENLRAKIYSIFSKLGFQDLPGLSTKDYVTLSIIRRYLDFKVGEVWDEISRELILDGVRPIRTDEQALSIICKIAEETAMKVIAEQKSILEQQEKEDISEEELMYTKMKSHWKQRELTEKSWESYVSKTSNYEILKEVKAQREKYMELSRPKSKHVDATLHPKEHFIGQIVSVESTDAQGPAGVKLTLARAPIKTVGQTEVESTTQDPEYFSTLSAKD, encoded by the exons ATGGATTTAGGCAAAGTTTGGCACAAAAGAAAACCGGACATTCCTGTAATCCGACCAAGAGCATCACTAAGGAGCCAGCACATCCCGGAG GTTAGTGCTAAGAGTCTTGACCTCAGCAAGGTGATTCATCTTCTTGAAGATCCTTTGACG gcAATCTTGAAGGAGAGGCAACTTTTTGTCCTGAAAAAACTACTGAAGAGAAACCCAAATGGTTTT CTACTGAAGGAGCTGGCAGGCATAGCCAAAATACTCAACATCTGTGCCGAGAAAGTGAAGGATCACTCTGAATATGTACCCATTTTGTGTGAGGCACTTGAAATTTGTAG GCTTCCCTTCTTGAAGGAGAAAACATCTGATGAGCTCAACTACGCTCAGGATGTGGTGGAGTTCCTGTCTCACATAG GTTGTCTTATGAGGGTGTCGGATGCTGAAGTGAGACAGCACATAGTTGAATGTGTCAAATCATTCTACAGCTGTGTGGCCCCTAAACAGCTGTTTGAAG GGCTCCAGCCAGTCTCTCCAGGCTACAGGCTGCAGCTGCTTGAGCACAGTGACCTTGCTCAGACTCTGCTCCTCTCCATGGCCACTCTGGAGAACCAGTCAACTATCAAGCTGCAGCTCCTGCAGACACTTCAGTTcctctccagctcctctg ATATGAACTGTGCTTCAATTCTGAATGCACGGGGAGCAGAGACGATCTGTCTTCACATGAATGAACCTGACCCATCCGGTCAGATCCTTTTTTACTCATCTGAAATCCTCTGGAACCTGCTGGAGAGAGGAAACAAGGACGAGGTCACCGCTCAGCTCAGTAGCATGGAGagtgttgt ATCTCTGAAAGAAGCGTTTTTTCACCAGCTCATGAACGGTTTCCGACACTCGGATCTCCAACTTAGAAATGACCTGCTTGTGATCACAACTCTGATTGCTGAAAGTCCCAACTGTCTGCTCATT gagAGTTTATTTGCCAAACAGCTCATGCCTTTTGTCACATTTCCAGAGT TGAAAAACCACAACCCGCTGGTCCGCAACTTCAAGCTCAGCTACAACAATGAAGACTTTAAAATGAAGAAGTTGCTTTTAAATCTGTTGGTTCCAATGTCAAAGGATTTTGCTGCACAGCAG CTTTACAAAGAAGAACAAGTAATGCTGGCTCTGCTGACACTCGTAAAGCCACCCACGGCCTCGTCTGAGTGCCGGTCCAGTGCACGTCACTGGTCCTCTATCCAGCAGGAGGAGCTCCAGGTGCAGGCGCTGTCCATCCTTGCCACCATCGCTCCACTCATGTTGGATGACTATATGTCCTTTCAGGGAAACGCATGTCTGCTCCTCCTGCTGGACTGGTGTGTTGGGCAAG GTCACAGTTTCCATGGTACTAGAGGCAGAGGCAGTAACAAAGCTCAGATGCGGTCCTGCATCAGAGTTCTCAGATCTGTGACGTCTTTAGGTGAAGAGTCAGTCAACCAGGACCTTTGTGATCAAGGAACCATCAACCAGCTTTTAG GGATTTTGACGCAGATGCAGGACAGTcctgatgaggatgatgatgcaGTCACTCTTGAGATAAAGTCAGATATTCAACTGGTCCTTTCAGCGCTGTGTGAGACTGATATGCACAGAAAG GAGTTGTTTGGGTCGGAAGGAGTTGAGATGGCAGTTCACTTCCTACGGAAAGGCTCCAACATGTTCTACAGCGGTCTGGGACACAACAAGCTCCTCCTTTCCACAGTAGACTGTGTCTG GTCCTGTATTGTGGGCTGCTACACTACAGAAGATTACTTTCTGGCCAAACAGGGAGCATTTCTTCTGCTTGACTTACTCACT TCAAGCCCCAGATGTGTGCATGGTGTCATCCTTACCACCCTGCTGGAATTATGTGACAACCCAAACACTTTGTCCCACATCCTGAGTTGGAGGGATGAGGCTGGTCAGACTGCTCCCAGactcctgctgcagctgtggcgagaggaggaggaggacctGGGAGTCAGCCGAGACCCACAAGGAGTAATTACAG ATCCCCAGAGGCCCATCCTCAGTCACTATCAACTGGAGGATTCTCAGGTTCCTGCCAACATGTCATGTGCAGCCATACTGGAAATGTCAGAGAACCTGCGGGCAAAGATTTACTCCATATTCTCTAAACTTg GTTTTCAGGACCTTCCTGGATTGTCGACAAAAGATTATGTGACATTGAGCATCATCAGGAGATATCTGGACTTTAAG GTTGGTGAAGTGTGGGATGAAATCAGCAGGGAACTGATTTTGGATGGCGTGAGGCCGATCAGAACTGATGAGCAGGCTCTGAGCATCATCTGTAAGATCGCAGAGGAGACTGCGATGAAGGTCATAGCAGAACAAAAGAGCATTTTGGAGCAACAGGAGAAGGAAGACATCAGTGAGGAGGAGCTCATGTACACAAAG ATGAAGTCTCACTGGAAGCAACGGGAGCTCACAGAAAAGTCATGGGAGAGTTATGTTTCGAAGACTTCAAACTACGAGATCCTGAAG GAGGTAAAAGCACAAAGGGAGAAATACATGGAATTGTCGAGACCCAAATCAAAGCATGTGGATGCTACACTCCACCCTAAAGAG CACTTCATTGGGCAGATCGTGTCAGTTGAGAGCACAGATGCTCAGGGACCTGCAGGAGTGAAACTGACACTGGCCAGAGCTCCAATCAAGACTGTAGGTCAGACCGAAGTGGAATCAACAACACAAGACCCAGAATACTTCAGCACTCTGTCTGCCAAAGACTGA
- the LOC137105851 gene encoding lysine-specific histone demethylase 2: MLSDADYPGNASGARRAKKRSSGESPGDGQSLRSSGRQITVRVKRTNNPPPGQSKRKATDTEEEDDQSEKKYRKCEKAGCSATYPVCFASASERCAKNGYTSRWYHLSCGEHFCNECFDHYYRSHKDGYETFAAWKKVWTSNGKSEPSLKAFMADQQLPFWVQCTKPDCGKWRQLTKEIQLTASLAETYRCGMKLSNIKNEGPDQCSQPEDLRVAEVADSWWHSMLILPPLFKDSPATPFLVAYYPDCVGMSPSGPPSSVSLTELRADHCRAVQPQIPGLCPYFQPFYQPNECGKALCVRPDMMELDELYEFPEFSRDPTMYLALRNLILASWHKNCKEVLTSQKCAQHIIVRGLVRVRCVQEMERVLSFMTRKGLINTGVLAVKQPLLLERYRSKNVIVIGAGASGLAAARQLQNFGTQVMVLEARERIGGRVWDDISLGVTVGRGAQIVNGCVNNPIALMCEQMDIKMHKLGERCDLFQEGGQITDPAIDKRMDFHFNAILDVVSEWRKDKSQNQDTPLGEKVQEVKKNFLQESGIQFSELEEKVLQFHLSNLEFACGSTLDQVSARSWDHNEFFAQFSGDHTLLTKGYSVLLHKLAEGLDIRTNCPVQAIDYSGDHVKVTSSKGSHWTAQKVLVTVPLTLLQKNMIQFNPPLPERKLKAIHSLGTGIIEKIALQFPYRFWDNKIQGADYFGHIPPSPDKRGMFSVFYDMDPQGKQAVLMSVVTGDAVTALRDMEDKEMVDECMKVLRELFKEQEVPEPLHFFVTHWSKDMWSQMSYSFVKMGGSGEAYDILAEDVQGKVFFAGEATNRHFPQTVTGAYLSGVREASKMAAM, from the exons ATGCTGTCGGACGCAG ACTATCCCGGGAACGCCTCTGGGGCTCGGCGAGCGAAGAAGAGGAGCTCCGGGGAGTCACCGGGGGACGGTCAGAGCCTGCGCTCCTCCGGAAGGCAGATCACCGTCCGTGTGAAGCGCACCAACAACCCACCACCTGGACAG AGCAAGAGAAAAgccacagacacagaggaagaagacgACCAGTCTGAGAAGAAGTACAGAAAATGTGAGAAGGCTGGATGCTCAGCGACGTACCCCGTTTGTTTTGCAAGTGCATCTGAAAG ATGTGCTAAAAATGGATATACATCTCGCTGGTACCATCTGTCATGCGGCGAGCACTTTTGCAATGAATGTTTTGATCACTACTACAGAAG tCACAAAGATGGCTATGAGACCTTTGCTGCTTGGAAGAAAGTGTGGACTAGTAATGGCAAAAGTGAGCCCAGTCTTAAAGCTTTCATGGCAGATCAGCAGCTACCATTTTGG GTTCAGTGCACTAAACCTGATTGTGGGAAGTGGCGTCAGCTGACCAAAGAGATCCAACTCACTGCTTCCCTAGCAGAAACGTACCGCTGTGGAATGAAGTTGAGCAACATTAAG AATGAGGGACCGGACCAGTGCTCCCAACCAGAGGACCTG AGAGTGGCTGAGGTGGCTGATAGCTGGTGGCATTCAATGCTGATTTTGCCACCTCTGTTTAAAGACAGCCCAGCGACTCCTTTCCTTGTTGCCTATTATCCCGACTGTGTGGGAATGAGCCCCTCAGGGCCCCCCAGCAGTGTATCTCTGACTGAGCTAAGGGCAGATCACTGCAGAGCTGTACAGCCTCAAA TTCCAGGTCTGTGTCCATATTTCCAGCCCTTCTATCAGCCTAATGAGTGTGGCAAAGCTCTGTGTGTGCGGCCAGACATGATGGAGCTGGATGAGCTTTATGAGTTTCCAGAATTTTCCCGTGATCCCACCATGTACCTGGCTTTACGTAATCTTATTCTGGCCTCCTGGCACAAGAATTGCAAG gaggtGCTGACTTCTCAGAAATGTGCACAGCACATCATTGTGCGGGGGCTTGTGCGTGTGCGATGCGTGCAGGAGATGGAGCGGGTGCTCAGCTTCATGACCAGGAAGGGCCTCATCAACACGGGTGTGCTGGCAGTCAAACAGCCCCTTCTCCTAGAAAGATATCGCTCT aAAAACGTTATCGTCATTGGTGCTGGGGCTTCAGGCCTAGCTGCTGCACGACAGCTGCAAAACTTTGGCACTCAG GTGATGGTGCTTGAAGCAAGAGAGAGAATTGGAGGTCGAGTGTGGGATGACATTTCTCTGGGTGTCACTGTAGGTCGAGGTGCTCAGATAGTTAATGGCTGTGTAAACAACCCCATCGCTTTGATGTGTGAGCAA ATGGACATCAAGATGCACAAACTGGGAGAGCGGTGTGACCTGTTTCAGGAAGGGGGACAGATTACTGACCCGGCCATTGACAAGCGCATGGACTTCCATTTTAACGCCATCTTGGACGTGGTGTCAGAATGGAGGAAGGACAAGTCGCAGAACCAGGACACACCACTGGGAG AAAAAGTTCAAGAAGTGAAGAAGAACTTTCTTCAGGAGTCTGGCATTCAGTTCAGTGAGCTGGAGGAGAAAGTGCttcagtttcatctcagcaacCTGGAGTTTGCCTGTGGCAGCACGTTAGACCAG GTATCCGCAAGATCCTGGGACCATAATGAGTTTTTTGCCCAATTCTCAGGAGACCACACTTTACTCACCAAGGGCTATTCTGTCTTACTCCACAAACTGGCTGAAGGCCTTGACATCCGCACTAACTGTCCG gTTCAGGCTATAGACTACTCAGGTGACCATGTCAAAGTTACCTCCTCCAAGGGGTCCCATTGGACAGCACAGAAG GTTCTTGTTACAGTCCCATTGACTTTACTTCAGAAGAACATGATTCAGTTCAATCCTCCACTTCCTGAAAGGAAACTGAAAGCAATCCACAGTCTAGGAACTGGTATCATTGAAAAG ATCGCTCTTCAGTTCCCGTACAGATTTTGGGACAACAAAATCCAAGGTGCTGACTACTTTGGTCACATCCCACCAAGTCCTGACAAGAGAGGCATGTTCAGTGTCTTCTACGACATGGACCCACAG GGAAAGCAGGCTGTCCTCATGTCAGTTGTCACTGGTGATGCTGTGACCGCTCTCCGGGACATGGAGGACAAGGAAATGGTAGACGAGTGCATGAAAGTCCTGCGTGAGCTTTTCAAGGAACAG GAGGTCCCCGAGCCACTGCATTTCTTTGTCACACACTGGAGCAAAGACATGTGGTCCCAGATGTCCTACAGCTTTGTGAAGATGGGGGGCAGCGGAGAGGCCTATGACATCCTTGCTGAAGACGTGCAGGGAAAAGTGTTCTTTGCTGGCGAG GCCACCAACAGGCACTTCCCTCAGACTGTGACTGGAGCCTACCTCAGTGGGGTCCGAGAGGCCAGCAAAATGGCTGCTATGTAA